From the Argentina anserina chromosome 3, drPotAnse1.1, whole genome shotgun sequence genome, the window aaaaaaaaggcatgcTGCAATCAGTGAAAAAGAAGTTGCATTATAACGGTTCAATAATGGTTTTCAGTTTTATCTAATCCTTACTGCGTGGCCTGGTTCGCTATTGCTGGTAACCGCATGACCAGAGGATTCGGATGCAACACTAAGCAAAGGTGACAAACTGAGGTTGGAATCATCATGCCCCTGATAGAAGAAATTATTCACATAAAACATTAAGAAAATCCTGCAAGACAAGTATAAGAAAGAGGATTATTTATGCTTGACATTACCAGTGCCTGGTTTGTCTCGCCATAGTTGTTGTAATCATGGGAACCACGGCTATGTACAGGCGAACTGTTTTGTGTTGAATCATTGTTGTTCTCGACAATGTCCACGACTATTTGATCAGTGGAAGGAATAAATTCCATGACGCCATGCCCATTAGAGTCAGTTGAAGAAGGCTGTGCCTCCGATGGCTTGGGAAGGTGCATTGAGCTAACACCACCACATTCTTCGATGAAGTTGCCTTGGCAAAGAGGGCATGCCACATTGAAATCCACAGTGGCAGAGACCAGTTCACGACACTGGTGACAGTAATACCTGCGGTTAACATAGATGGCTTCCTCTGTTCTCTCTGTTAGAACAGGATCATCTTGATGCAAACCATTTATTCCTGCAACACAAGCACAACAATGACCAAAATTCCTGCAACATTTGCtccagaaaattaaaaagaaaaattggttCCTTGTGTTAATCTTAGTTCCTGTAAATTGCTCACCACTGATAAATTGGAATGCAGCTTGTGAGACCAAGATTGCAATGCGGAATTCCTACAATATTCAAGATTCGGAAGATGTAAGCCCCATACGTGGATACCTATCAGATTAACTGTTGAAAGTATGCATACATACATTATAGGAATTTTTGCATAAATACCTACATGTGTGTAACAATTTTTTGATCGAATAACAACTAATAGGCTACAACGAGTCAGTTGTGAGTCAAAATCACTACTAGAAAGAAAGATTTATGCCACAAGACCAAACCGTAACTGAGTTTAACAATTTGTGCATATGTATTCAACAACTACATCCATGTTCATTTCTAACAATGAAAAGCTTGAACTTTTGTCCTCCATGCGTGTAATGCTGCTGAAGCAATAGGATCGATAATGAAAGACACAAACAACGTCCGAAAGCtaccaaaaatatatattccagATCAAATTGAGAGAATTGAGAGAACAAAACTCAACCTGGTCAGCTCTGCGAATAGCTACTGCTGCTTCTTCATCGTGACGCAACAAGCGAAAGCTTGGGCTGCGGTTCTTGACCCGGGAATAGAGTTTCCTCCATCTTCGGCTTCCCATGGATTTCTCTCCAATCAGTCTCTCACCCAAATCGTTATCCATGACCTCCCCAAATCCTACAGTAGTGTCAGCTCTTCCCGGTTTCAGGTGCTCGCGCTCAGACGGCTAATTCTACAGGTTGCTTGTCGGAGGTCGAAAGCGATTACTGATGGCTGGCTGTATTACTGACTGAAGTCTACTTCAGGGTGCTTCACATTTGTAGGAGGAAAACCGGTTACTTGGGGAAGTCAAAAAAACCAAGCAGAGTATTGAGGGATGACTCATGAAATTTGAGGGAAAACCGGTGGTAACAAGATCTAGTGTTGAAGCAGAGTATTGAGGGATGACTCATGAAATTTGTGAGCGCTCGTAATTTATTGCCCTAAGCAAGTCATGAATTTACTTTGACAATAAGACAACAATTGATATATCACAAAATTCGGTACAATATGAATCGATGGTTGTACTTGAATGACAACAAATTGCAAGGGTACATGGCAAAAGAGACGTCCAACACTATTTGGTCCAACACTATTTGGTCTTGTAGCACCTTTAATATTATGTCTCCGAGGTTCTCCTAATTACACCTTTAATATCCGAGATTAATTACATCTTTAACATAATTACAATACGACTATGAGATGTGTTCGAGGTTCATTTAAAAGCAGATCTCATAAATTTAGGCCTTAAATGTCTTAATTCTATGTGTCAAGTTTAGTCACATAGACACATTATATTATTTCCAAAACTATGCAACATCATAATTAAGTAAAAAGACCATTAAATCATTTCAAATCTAAtggttattatttattttgaaaatatctaaTGGTTATAATTTGTTCTTTACATTTGACTTCGTTTTTCTCTCAATTAAATGTAATTACTTAATGATAATTTCTTATCTCTTTAGTTTCAAGGATCTCatgaatttaattaatatCTTAGTATATTTAGATCTTTTGACTTTCTTCAATTTACTAGTTAGTGTAACTGTGCAAGGAAATAAACTTtttcataaataaattacGATTTCAATATGAATTTTGTTAGAATCACACAATATATTTAgtgcaaattatatattttgttgATAATATATAGggcccttatatatatatatgtgcatatTCATATGTATTCAAATATGCAAAGCAAATAtgcattaaaaatatatattttttaaccaTCTTTTTTTAGgagtttttttggttttttggtaatcaaagaaaaaacaaattgaagaacaaatatttgagaaaaatatattaaggAAAAAATAGAACTCAAATATATAGAATACAATATGGTTTtttgatattaaaaaaaacaattatatttgGAAAAGATTTGATGGTCTTTCTACTTAACAATGATATTGCATAAATTTAGAAATGACATGATGTGTCTATGTAACTAGACTTGACATATATGATTAAGGCTAACAATCATGTTCCTTCACTTAATTATaccattaattttaaaatgctATCACAGCCGTACTTTAATCAAATGTAACTAGAATACTAGATCAAGATCAAAATGGGCTAATCCTCTGtcttttttcttctccctCACTGAAATTTTTGTGAAACTAATTTTTAGGATCGATGCTTATGTTTCCCATGTCCCTTTTATGTAGGTACCAAAATATTTACTCAGacatggtagctgttgttacCAAGGCATCACCATGCATGAATATGCCTTGTCTCATACGAATAAACATTACAAGTATTATGGTGCATCCATGATATCTACCAGCCATAGGATCACTATATTTTTATCAGCAAAAGTTATAAATCTTTGAAGTCCCCTACTAGAAATCAAGGAGAATGATGCGGAACAGGAGTATGAACTGTAGGATCAAGAAAACTTCTTATTAAGTTACAGGGGCCGGTACCAACATTGCAACTTCTTAACATATTACAGATTGAGAGTTAGTATCAATGGGATAAATTCGGTGTCCCAAAGGATCGAAATACCTTCTAAATGAGTTATTTATTGACACCTCAAGCTACACAAACTCATtatatcgaaaaaaaaaactacacaAACTCACTGACTTGTTCTGTGGAACATCAAGTTGGGAAAAGCAACTCGAGATCAACATGTTTACAGAATGCTTGGACTCTCAGAGGCAACCCTTTTGGAGTCACATCCTTTAGAGTCAAACGACTGAAACTCCGCCCTGCCATATTTAGAATCACATCCTTTTGGCCTTCCTTCAGATTAAATGCTATTGCGATGCTTACTGAGTTACTATGTATGGTGTACATACATGTTACGTCACTAGGATTGAACCGGAAGTTGGAGTCATAAAATGAGAAAAGAACATGTGGAAACATTCTCCTAATAACTACAAAATGAGGACGATCACACTCACGATTGCTCATACTGATAGTAAACACATTCCGAAAGCAAGTTTGGAACTCAAATCTTGGAGGTCAAAGTCGATGTAAAAGCCACCCAATATGAAGCCTAAGGAAGAACTTAATTTGTACACGTTTTTATGACTTAAACCAGCGTGTTGAGTTCGACTTACAACGTAATTGAATTTGTGTGCAAGAGGTTGAGATAAGTGAGACCAAGAACAATATAATCAACATGATAACCAGTCTCTTTCGTGCGTTGAGTTCGACTTACAACgcaattgaatttttgtgcaAGAGGTTGAGACAAGTGAGACCAAGAACAGTATAATGAACACGATATATAACCAGTCTCTTTCGTACGTTGAGTTCGATTTACAACGTAATTGAATTTGTCGCGTGCAAGAGGTTGAGCTTTTGCCTTTttgaaatgttttttttagggGGTTGAAATGTTTTGATTAGGGAAGTGATAATTAATTGCAAATTCTAGTATGCGCTGCTATATGGCTGTTTAGGGTTTTGATCTAGCAGCATAGGTCTCCCTTTCGTACATGGAAGTTTGACTCTATTGCGAGTACAAAATCCGGGGGTTTTGTTTACGCAGCTTGTATCTTCCTGGTCCGATTAACCTGTACAAATCCGGGGTTAAAATCAAGGACCAACGGTGCACCGGCCTATGACTCTCTAAAACTTAAGTTAGGATCCATGGAAAGACTTAAGCTTGTGAGATAAAGACTTAAGGATACGTTACCCTTTAAGGGGAGGTTTCTAGCTGTCTTTATAGGCGCGTTGGGGGAGTGTTGCTTCCATTTCCCGATATGGGAGAGTGCTCATACAATATGTTTGTACTACTTTGGCGAGCTACTTTGGCGGCGCCGAAAACGGCGCCCGAGCTAGTGGTGGCATGGCCTGCCCTGCCAGCTCAGTGCCCCGCCGTGCTCAGTGCCCTGCAAGCCAGGCGGTCGGAAAAAGGGAGAATCCAGCAGGCAATTACCATGTTCAGGGGAGGTGTTAATAAGTCCCCGGTCAAGGCGATTTCTTGGGTGGGGAGTTTAAATTTCCATTGCCAACGAATTCCCAAGTTGGAGTGACCTAGGATCTCAGTGCTAGGCTCGAAGGTTGGCTAGCAGTCGGAGCATCCATGGATCCAGAGAAAATTAGCGAGTGATCTAGGATCTCAGTACTAGGCCCGGAGGCTGGCTAGTAGTCGGAGCATCCATGGATCCGGAGCAAATTGGCTAGTGACCTAGGATATTAGTGCGAAACCCGGAGATTGACTAGCAATCAAAGCATCCATAGATCCAGAGCAAATTGGTTGGTGACCTAGGAGATATGCTAGGCCTCGAGGTTGTCTAGCAGTCAGAGCATCCATGGATCCGGAGCAAATTGGCTAGTGATCAGTGCTAGGCCTGAAGGCTGAATAGCAGTTGGAGCATCCATGGATCCGGAGTAACTTGGCGAGTCCCCAAAGTCCCCAACCAAGAAACGTCTAGAGCAAAAATATCTGAGGCATGCTGCGACAAGTTGCCAGCTTGTCACGGTTGTCTTGTATTTATTGCAAGGGACAGAATGGTGGAGCCAGGTGAACTGAGGCACTAGTGACGTTATCACTCATAATTATCAGTATGGGGAACTGAGTGGGCGTGGAAACAATACGATTAATAGGGGGGATGTGCACACGTTCAGCGCGTGGGTTTGTGAAATCGAGAGGTCGAAAGTTAGTGGGGCACGTGGCGTTCATCGAGCGAGTCAGGgctgtttgaattcatggcTCGGAATAGTTTGGTTTGTATATAAAGTGGAGAAGGAGACTGCTCATAGTTGCGTATTTGTGTTTTCTGGctaaaagaagagagagagaaacccATTGGAGTTTGTTCAGAGTTTGAGGATTTAGGCGTTTGCAACCACCTGAATCGACAGAGTTCTCCAATTCTGACTACAAAAAGGTATTTTCCGATCCctttttgggtttgtaattttGTCCGAGCCAGAGTTGGTAGTTTTGGACTGACTATTTGTGTTGGGGTGGGTTTGTAGCAAATGGAAAAGCCATCCGGGGTGTTTGCAATATGGAAGTCGATGTTTCGACTTCGACTATCCAGGATTTGAGCACCCCGGACCAGGCTGTTACTTTGGGGGGGGGGTGTTTCGGGGAGTTTGTCCCTGCTAAGTGATGCGGGGTCAGTAAATAACCTTTTGGGGCTTTTGGTGCAGCTTATATAAGATATAGGGGAGAGACGAGATACGGAAGCCAAGGCAAGCTGGGTGGCGGATCAGTACTACTTGGGTGACCAAGTTATCTATTCTCCCAGGGCGTGCGGCGATCCAGACTCTGTTCAAAGTGCCGGAGGAGATAATCTTGTGCCCGTTGGCGGAGGACGAGATGGCTCATGACCCGGCGCTGGGGTCATGTTGCACGTTAGAGTTTGCCATGGCGTGCGGACTTACATTCCCGTTGCCTAATTTCGTTCAGTACATGTTGTCGTGTCTGATTATGGCACCGGGGCAAGTCACGCCAAACATGTGGAGGCAACTACTCGGGACTGGGGTGATGTTCAAGACGTTGAGGCAACAGGTGCCGTGCTGGCAGGAGTTTATGTCGTGTTGGATGCTCAAATACATTGATAAGGCGGGGAGCGTGGGCTACGTGAAGTTGATCCCGCAGATGCGGAAGTACTCGCCTCTCATGAATGATTACCCAAGCTATACCTTGGATCACTGGCAAGACCGGGTGTTTGACATGGAGGGTTCATGGCAAGAGGAAACACCTGTTTCAAAATCGCAGGAAATTTTCAATCTATTGGTAAGATTTTACGGTGCACTTCCTCGGATATAAgatgttttttgtttgttatttGACCGCTGCTTGTTGGCTATTGTAGTGCCCGTGGCGACCCGCCTTATGCCATTGATAGAGAAGCAGTTGTCGAGGTGTATCTGAGCGTTTCCCGCTGCCGCTCGGAGTTCATACCGGTTGTGTGGCTTCGCAGTGTATGAACACTACCGGAGGGGGTGATGCCAAGTAGGTTGTTGTCAGTTGTTATTCGTTGTTTTTCAAGGTTGGACCCAAGTTACCAAGAGTTTCTTTTGCAGTGGCTCTGATAGAGGGCGCGATGCCATAAGAAAGAAACCAAGAATGTACGATAATGTCTCGGATGAGGACATTGATCTCACGATCGAGAATGGGATTGCACCACCGTTGAAAGAATTGGATGAGGCGGGTTCTTCTGAATTCTGCTTCCCCAGGAGGAGTATGGTGTACTCTCGGCCGAGGTGGCCACTTACTAGGGAGTTACCCCCAACCAAGAGCCACTAGAGGCCCCGGTTAtcgaggaggaagatgagaagGTGGTGGTGGAACTGGAAGGGGAGGAGAGAGGACGGGGTGAAGAGATGCATGTGGAGGATGTGCCGGAGGACGAGGAGGATGTGTCGTAGGTTGGATTGCGGCAAGAGGAGGGGAAGCTACTCTGGAGCAAGGTCCAGAGGTTGCGCACGGGGCAGTGTAGTTGTTCGGGCGGAACAAGCAACACAAGTAGCATATCTCGCGTCTAATGTGTTAGAGCTGCGTCTGCTGCAGGAGTTGATTGAATTGGAGATTGGTACAGTGTCTTTAAGGcggcgggggggggggggggggaggggggATGAAGAGATATCGGGACGAGGTTGCGACGGAGAGGGGTCACAAGAAATCCAAAAAGAGCTCGCACTCTACAAGCGGGGAGACTCAAGCTGATCTGACAGCGGGGTTGTCCGGGATTAGGGGAATTAGAGCCTCACATACTTTGGATGGTAGAGGATATGCGCTACAGGTGCTAAGGGCCAACTCTACAGGTACTTATCCCTTATGCTTTGTTCATAATTTTAGATGTTGTTTAACCAACTGTGGTTGTAGGCCGCAACTAAAATGTATGGCGCTCGAGAAGACCTCCTCGTCCACTTTGAGAAAGTGGTGACTGAGAAGGAGAAGATTGTCGCCGAGTACATCAAGGCAAATTAGCAGCTGGCCCAGACCCTCATAGTGATGGAGGACCAGAGGGCGGCAGCCTCCATCCGGATCGCGGAGGCGGAAGGGGCGGTGGAGGAGTTGCGAGATGTAATCCGGAAAGGGCGAGAGTCTCTAACTTCCAATGACTCGGAGGTGGCACGCTTGGGAGAGGAGCAGGAGAATAAGGAGAAGGAGATGGCAGCACTGGGGCGGACAACGAAAAAATTGAGGAAATCAGAGGCCTTTGTGCGGAAGCGGGCAGACAACTaagtgaagaagaaggagacaTAGCTGACATAGAAGAACAAGGCGGACATAGCCAAATTGGGGAAAGACTATGATGATAAGTTGGAGAGAATGAAGACCCACTTTGAGGCTGTCGCAGATGGAGCGTTGAAGACCCGGTTAGGGGATGAGCGGCAAGATTTTTTCAGCTCAAATGGAATCCCGAGAGAAGAAATTTGTTGCTAGGCTGAAAGCGGAGAGGGACGATATCGTGGCGGCCTACTGGGAAACCCCTGAATTTGAGCTGGCTAAGTAACTGGCCTTCAGTCTAGGAGTGGCCTTCGGCCAGGAGGAGTTCTTCCGAGTCGAGGTGGAGCTGGGTTTTGTTGTTGCAGCCAAAGGTCAGCTCTCTCTTAATGAGGCGGTAGTCCGGGCGGAGGAGGAGCGGAGAAAGAAATCTCAGGACCGGGCGTTAGGTACGACTTCGGGTCCAGCCGTGATCCCCCGGTTTCTACTCCCCAAGAATCAGTGTCTGGCTCTCAGGACTGAATTATTGTGGGCGGCAAGGCCATGGTCGACCGCAGACCCTGGTGTCACCACCCCTGCAGCAACTGGAGCGAGACTTGCGGGCCCGCCCATGAGTGTAAAAATGTCGAAGGGGCGAGGAGTCGGATTAGGCCAGGGCAAGGAGCAGTAGTCCGGGCGatacttgttttttttatttttgcaatATGTAAACCAATTCCGATTTGACCGGTTAATTCAATGAACAATCTGTTTGTTTATGTTGGAATTGTTGTTGCTTTACCTTAGTCCAATTGTTGCATTCCAAATAGTGATTGATTAAATGGATATTGAGAGTGTAGTTATCCCGGACCAGGGAAATTAATGAACTTGGTGATAAGTTTGGCGAAATCAAATTTGGCGGACAACGTCGTTTATAATGCTAATAATTGACTAAGTTCATAGGACAAATAGTATAATGGTGATCACATGTGAGAAAATAAACTTGGTGAATAACAGACTAAGCATGTTTATTTGGGGAACAGATGGAGGTGTTGAGCGTTCCACAGATGGGGAAGATCGCGACCATCAGTGTCCCGGAGGCATAATGTGGTCGGCCCGACACAATTGATAATTTGGTGAAGGCCTTCCCATTTGGGCTTGAGTCCCAATGGTTTGGGGATGATCATTTTCATGACCCAATCTTACGTGGCAAAGTTTCGCAGCAGCACTTTTTTGTTATAGTGTCAGGCAATGCGTTGTTTGCTGTTTATATTCCAGAGATGTGCCCTCTCCCGGCGTTCCTCAAGCATATCCATGTTAAGTTGGAGGCCAGCTGTATTTGTATCCGGGTCGTAAGCGGCAACTCGCTCTGTTGAAACCTCTATCTCTATTAGAATCACCGCTTCTGTTCCGAAGGCTATGAGAAATGGGATTGCCCGGTTGCCTCCGTGAAAATGGTTTGGAGTGCCTATAAGACCTTAGAGAGTTTCTTGGCCCACAAACCTGTGGCTGAGTCCAGCCACTTCTTCAAGTTTCACTTGATGAGTTGGTTGATGGCTTCTACCTGACCGTTGGTTTGGGGATGAGTCGGGGAAGTATATAAGACGACGGTGCCGTTTTCCCGGTCAAACTGGCGGAACTTGTCATTGTCAAACTGCAGACCATTATTCGTGATAAATGCCTGGAGAATGCCAAAGCGGCAGTAGATGAAACGCCACATGAAACTTATCACCATTTATGTGGTACTTTTGGCCATGGTGTTGGCCTCAATCCACTTAGTGTGATAGTCGACCGCGAGGATGACATATTTCCCAATGCGGTCGGCAATTCCACAATCAGATCTAGTCACCACTATGTAAAAGGAACCGGGGAAACAATGATGGAGATAGGGACCAAAGGCTTGTTGTTGTAGTTGACATATTGGTAATATTGCATGCACAACCCAACTATAGCCTTCGAATATGCCTCTATGGTGGGTGTCACAAGTATCATGTGCTTCATATGCTAACCATGCGCAAGCTAATTTTTCTCGCCTACCTTCTACCTATAATGGCACTAGGATGATCAATCTCAGCCAGCCTCCTTGCACTACACCTtgtattcgatggtgtaggctTGAATCCTTGTACGGACCCTTTGTTCTACGCAGCGGAATATCTATGATCTATCCTTATGAGTGATTATGTCCCAACTCAC encodes:
- the LOC126788237 gene encoding uncharacterized protein LOC126788237 — its product is MDNDLGERLIGEKSMGSRRWRKLYSRVKNRSPSFRLLRHDEEAAVAIRRADQEFRIAILVSQAAFQFISGINGLHQDDPVLTERTEEAIYVNRRYYCHQCRELVSATVDFNVACPLCQGNFIEECGGVSSMHLPKPSEAQPSSTDSNGHGVMEFIPSTDQIVVDIVENNNDSTQNSSPVHSRGSHDYNNYGETNQALGHDDSNLSLSPLLSVASESSGHAVTSNSEPGHAVLNISNSNTETLIPVSTVAVGLGANVGPGTRIPSSVWIFSVTGFGFEAVSAFFDQVSTPRKPHYALYGMLLSIVAVLVCILDLTLNAMKQRRITSDGNIIWGILPEIFGLALACIQCISSTVQFSFLHRHAANPWKVSLVPFLFFFVLFAFKYRNGRN